In Polyodon spathula isolate WHYD16114869_AA chromosome 11, ASM1765450v1, whole genome shotgun sequence, one genomic interval encodes:
- the LOC121323126 gene encoding transmembrane protein 255B-like, with the protein MQSSQKQNSPRSNPSRSDLINRRKKKATWLVVSLLLLSFLIIVLGIFTTTRTESVSVTGYGSGIIFAFGSFLGILGLFLEENRKQLLTAAIMFLSLGIIVSFFCLVVDGVFTVLNIDLRPLQAGRCQYYTSGHSYLYENYFASVPCQGLTESCSLKVRSGTCYCCDLYDCANGGYLNNHYEYVGVRSCQEVLSLYVMIWLLTALNLLVFFLGILATAVLGSIKDVGSAVCPELNTQLLAPTNYSSIQHKELNGALPPTAPLLLQDPGASSLYPNPSVHFTLPALAEPIAASPPDTFNPPPFAPPYNLQPHKTASGYSV; encoded by the exons ATGCAAAGCTCTCAAAAGCAAAACTCCCCGCGGTCAAATCCAAGCAGATCAG atttgatcAACAGGAGAAAGAAGAAAGCAACATGGCTTGTTGTCAGCTTGTTACTTTTGTCCTTTCTGATTATTGTGCTTGGAATTTTCACTACAACAAGAACAGAAAGTGTTAGTGTAACTGGATATGGATCTGGGATTATT TTTGCTTTTGGATCATTTTTGGGAATTCTTGGACTCTTTCTTGAAGAAAACCGCAAGCAGCTG ttgACAGCAGCTATCATGTTCCTTAGTCTTGGGATAATTGTCTCATTCTTCTGTCTTGTAGTGGATGGAGTTTTCACCGTGCTTAACATT GACCTGAGACCTCTGCAAGCAGGAAGATGCCAGTATTACACAAGTGGGCACAGCTACTTATACGAGAATTACTTTGCTTCT GTGCCTTGTCAAGGGCTGACAGAATCGTGCAGCCTTAAAGTTCGGAGCGGCACATGCTATTGCTGTGACCTGTATGACTGTGCTAA TGGGGGATACTTGAATAATCACTATGAGTACGTGGGAGTGAGAAGCTGCCAGGAAGTCCTGTCCCTGTATGTGATGATCTGGCTATTGACAGCCCTGAACCTCTTGGTTTTCTTCCTGGGGATTCTGGCTACAGCTGTGCTTGGCAGTATCAAAGATGTG ggGTCTGCTGTATGTCCTGAGTTAAACACTCAGCTTCTAGCTCCAACTAATTACAGTTCCATTCAGCACAAGGAGCTCAATGGTGCGTTGCCACCGACTGCTCCTCTTCTGCTACAGGACCCAGGAGCCAGCTCATTGTATCCG aacCCATCAGTCCATTTCACACTGCCAGCCCTCGCAGAGCCGATAGCTGCCAGCCCTCCAGACACCTTCAACCCCCCTCCGTTTGCACCCCCTTACAATCTTCAGCCTCACAAAACAGCAAGTGGATATTCAGTGTGA